A stretch of the Lactuca sativa cultivar Salinas chromosome 9, Lsat_Salinas_v11, whole genome shotgun sequence genome encodes the following:
- the LOC111876528 gene encoding trans-cinnamate 4-monooxygenase yields MDLLLVEKALIALFAAIIGAIFISKLRGKKFKLPPGPIPVPIFGNWLQVGDDLNHRNLTDLAKKFGEIFLLRMGQRNLVVVSSPDLAKEVLHTQGVEFGSRTRNVVFDIFTGKGQDMVFTVYGEHWRKMRRIMTVPFFTNKVVQQYRHGWEAEAAAVVEDVKKNPASATEGIVIRRRLQLMMYNNMFRIMFDRRFESEDDPLFLKLKALNGERSRLAQSFEYNYGDFIPILRPFLRSYLKLCKEVKEKRLQLFKDYFVDERKKLGSTKKLENNQLKCAIDHILEAKDKGEINEDNVLYIVENINVAAIETTLWSIEWGIAELVNHPDIQSKLRHELDTKLGPGVQITEPDVQNLPYLQAVVKETLRLRMAIPLLVPHMNLHDAKLAGHDIPAESKILVNAWWLANNPEQWKKPEEFRPERFLEEEAKVEANGNDFRYLPFGVGRRSCPGIILALPILGITIGRLIQNFELLPPPGQTKIDTSEKGGQFSLHILKHSTVVAKPRSF; encoded by the exons ATGGATCTTCTCCTCGTAGAGAAAGCTCTCATAGCTCTTTTTGCAGCCATTATCGGCGCAATCTTTATCTCTAAGCTACGTGGCAAGAAATTCAAACTTCCTCCGGGACCCATTCCAGTTCCCATTTTTGGTAACTGGCTCCAAGTTGGTGATGATCTCAACCACCGGAACTTAACTGATCTAGCCAAAAAATTCGGTGAGATCTTCCTCCTTCGCATGGGACAGCGCAACCTCGTTGTAGTGTCGTCGCCTGACCTCGCCAAAGAGGTACTCCATACCCAGGGCGTTGAGTTCGGGTCTCGAACACGAAACGTCGTGTTCGATATATTCACCGGAAAAGGGCAGGACATGGTGTTTACAGTCTACGGCGAGCACTGGCGCAAGATGCGACGGATCATGACGGTGCCGTTCTTCACCAACAAAGTGGTGCAGCAGTACAGGCACGGATGGGAGGCTGAGGCGGCTGCGGTTGTGGAGGATGTGAAGAAGAATCCAGCGTCTGCGACGGAAGGTATTGTGATCAGGAGACGGTTACAGCTCATGATGTACAACAACATGTTTAGAATCATGTTCGATAGGAGATTCGAAAGCGAAGATGATCCGTTGTTTTTGAAGCTGAAGGCATTGAATGGTGAGAGGAGTCGATTGGCACAGAGCTTCGAGTATAACTATGGCGATTTCATCCCTATTCTGAGGCCGTTTTTGAGAAGCTATTTGAAATTGTGCAAGGAAGTGAAAGAGAAAAGGCTTCAGCTCTTCAAGGACTACTTTGTTGATGAAAGGAA GAAGCTTGGTAGCACGAAGAAATTGGAGAACAATCAACTGAAATGCGCCATTGATCACATTCTTGAAGCTAAGGACAAGGGAGAGATTAACGAAGACAATGTTCTTTACATTGTTGAAAACATCAATGTTGCTG CAATCGAAACTACTCTATGGTCAATCGAATGGGGAATCGCCGAGCTCGTGAACCACCCTGACATTCAGTCAAAGCTCAGGCACGAGCTCGACACGAAACTTGGGCCCGGTGTTCAGATCACCGAGCCTGATGTTCAGAACCTCCCTTACCTCCAAGCAGTCGTCAAAGAAACCCTACGTCTCCGCATGGCGATCCCACTCCTGGTCCCACACATGAACCTCCACGATGCCAAGCTGGCGGGCCATGACATTCCGGCCGAAAGCAAGATCTTGGTCAATGCGTGGTGGCTAGCCAACAACCCTGAACAATGGAAAAAGCCCGAGGAGTTTAGGCCCGAGAGGTTTTTGGAAGAGGAAGCAAAGGTTGAGGCTAACGGGAACGATTTCAGATACttaccttttggagttgggcgtaGGAGCTGTCCTGGGATTATACTGGCGTTACCAATTCTTGGTATTACAATCGGGCGTTTGATACAGAACTTTGAGTTGTTGCCACCACCCGGACAGACTAAGATTGATACGAGTGAGAAAGGTGGACAATTTAGTTTGCATATCTTGAAGCACTCTACTGTCGTTGCTAAGCCACGGTCCTTTTAA